One Ignavibacterium album JCM 16511 genomic region harbors:
- a CDS encoding molybdopterin-containing oxidoreductase family protein translates to MNSISRRRFLKISGATIATVAILTGASKTLVKGADKINKEKVKGIQKIPTYCDLCFWKCGAIAYLKDGELWKVEGNPLDPLSKGRLCPRGTGGVGAHYDEDRLKTPLIRKNLRGEEKWVEVTWDEAFDFIADKMNKIKNQYGPESVALFSHGIGGNFIKHLLRAYGSPNETAPSFAQCRGPREVGFELTFGDVVGSPERTDIENAKCLVLIGSHLGENMHNTQVQEFSHAVQKGASIIVVDPRFSVAASKAKFYLPIKPGTDLALLLAWMGVIVREKLYDAEYIAKFGYGFEKFAAEVSQYTPEWAYIETGIEPEVIVETAREMARYKPSTLIHPGRHATWYGDDTQRSRAIALLNALLGSWGRKGGFYVPYSYSIPKYPYPPYPELRKEPLDNPGGKYPFATGEQISTGIREATITGQPYPIKGWFVYGTNLMQALPNREETIKAIQNLDLMVVVDVVPSEIAGWADVVLPESVYLERYDDLNTSPFKEGFVGIRQPVIDEPNDQKPNWWIAKKLAEKLGLGNYFPWKDVEEYLDTRLKAAGLSLDELKKKGIIKAPERPIYFEDGVEPEFPTPSGKIEFYSDQLAQAGFDPVPRYTKHEQPPEGYFRLLYGRAPVHTFSKTQSNPLLRDMMSENELWINADMAAKIGIKNGQKVRLRNQDGVVSDPVKVKATERIRRDCVYMVHGFGQKSRQLRSTYKKGASDAELITKYNTDPLMGGTAMNVNFVTIEAEV, encoded by the coding sequence ATGAACTCGATATCCCGAAGAAGATTTCTTAAAATATCAGGCGCAACTATAGCTACGGTAGCTATTCTGACAGGTGCAAGTAAAACACTTGTTAAAGGTGCTGATAAGATAAATAAAGAAAAAGTTAAAGGTATTCAAAAGATTCCTACCTATTGTGATTTGTGTTTCTGGAAATGCGGAGCCATAGCTTATCTGAAAGACGGAGAACTCTGGAAAGTTGAAGGCAATCCGCTCGATCCATTGAGTAAAGGAAGACTTTGTCCAAGAGGCACAGGTGGCGTTGGTGCTCATTATGATGAAGACAGATTAAAAACTCCTTTGATAAGAAAAAATCTTCGTGGCGAAGAAAAATGGGTTGAAGTAACCTGGGACGAAGCATTCGATTTTATTGCTGACAAAATGAACAAGATTAAAAATCAATATGGACCTGAATCAGTAGCTTTGTTCAGTCACGGAATTGGTGGGAATTTTATTAAGCATTTATTAAGAGCTTATGGTAGTCCAAATGAAACTGCTCCATCTTTTGCACAATGCAGAGGACCAAGAGAAGTTGGATTTGAACTTACATTCGGAGATGTGGTTGGCTCACCCGAAAGAACTGATATTGAGAACGCAAAATGTTTGGTTTTAATTGGTTCTCATCTTGGTGAAAATATGCATAATACACAAGTTCAGGAATTTTCTCACGCAGTTCAGAAAGGTGCATCAATCATTGTTGTTGATCCACGATTTTCAGTTGCAGCAAGCAAAGCAAAATTTTATTTACCAATAAAACCAGGAACTGATTTAGCACTACTGCTCGCTTGGATGGGTGTTATTGTCAGAGAAAAACTTTATGATGCAGAGTATATTGCGAAGTTTGGTTACGGTTTTGAAAAATTCGCTGCCGAAGTTTCTCAGTACACCCCTGAGTGGGCTTACATTGAAACAGGAATTGAACCTGAAGTAATTGTAGAGACAGCCAGAGAAATGGCTCGCTATAAACCATCAACTCTTATTCATCCGGGTAGACATGCAACCTGGTATGGAGATGATACTCAAAGAAGTCGCGCAATCGCTTTGCTGAACGCACTACTTGGCAGTTGGGGAAGAAAGGGAGGATTTTATGTTCCATATTCATATTCGATTCCTAAATATCCTTATCCACCATATCCTGAATTGAGAAAAGAACCATTGGATAATCCTGGTGGCAAATATCCTTTTGCAACAGGAGAACAAATTTCAACGGGAATCAGAGAAGCTACTATTACAGGTCAACCATATCCGATTAAAGGTTGGTTTGTTTATGGAACAAATCTGATGCAGGCACTACCAAACAGAGAAGAAACTATTAAAGCCATACAAAACTTAGACTTAATGGTTGTAGTTGATGTTGTTCCAAGTGAAATTGCTGGTTGGGCAGATGTTGTTCTTCCTGAATCGGTTTATCTTGAAAGATATGACGATTTAAACACATCACCATTTAAAGAAGGATTTGTAGGAATTCGTCAGCCGGTTATAGATGAACCAAATGATCAGAAACCAAACTGGTGGATTGCAAAAAAGCTCGCAGAGAAACTTGGTTTGGGAAATTACTTTCCTTGGAAAGATGTTGAAGAATATCTTGATACAAGACTTAAAGCCGCAGGTTTATCTCTCGATGAACTGAAGAAAAAAGGAATCATTAAAGCACCTGAAAGACCAATTTATTTTGAAGATGGTGTTGAACCTGAATTTCCAACTCCATCAGGCAAGATTGAATTTTATTCAGATCAACTTGCTCAGGCAGGTTTTGATCCGGTTCCAAGATATACAAAACACGAGCAACCACCTGAAGGATATTTCAGATTACTTTATGGCAGAGCGCCGGTTCATACATTCTCAAAAACACAATCAAATCCTTTATTGCGTGATATGATGAGTGAAAATGAATTATGGATTAATGCTGATATGGCTGCAAAGATTGGAATTAAAAACGGACAGAAAGTTAGATTAAGAAATCAGGATGGTGTTGTGAGTGACCCAGTAAAAGTTAAGGCAACTGAAAGAATTCGAAGAGATTGTGTTTACATGGTTCACGGTTTCGGACAGAAATCAAGACAGCTTCGCTCGACTTATAAAAAAGGTGCAAGCGATGCTGAACTAATTACTAAATACAATACTGATCCTTTAATGGGAGGAACAGCAATGAATGTAAATTTCGTAACTATTGAGGCGGAGGTGTAA
- a CDS encoding MerR family transcriptional regulator — protein MKKMFYEMPNDEPVYPISTAAKMLNISVHTLRMYEKENLIIPFRKSTNHRLYSISDIERIRCIRNAINESKISINGIKTIYSMMPCWEYIGCSDDERANCPAYNSHHEPCWAAKGKGTVCEKKECRNCDVYNKFSECSNIKSFIKNLTRVK, from the coding sequence ATGAAGAAGATGTTTTACGAAATGCCAAATGATGAACCTGTTTATCCAATAAGCACTGCAGCTAAAATGCTAAATATTTCTGTTCATACTTTAAGAATGTATGAAAAAGAAAATCTTATCATTCCATTCAGGAAATCAACAAATCATCGCTTGTATTCCATATCAGATATTGAAAGAATAAGGTGTATCAGGAATGCTATTAATGAATCCAAGATTAGCATTAACGGAATTAAAACAATCTATTCTATGATGCCTTGCTGGGAATATATCGGTTGTTCTGATGATGAACGAGCAAACTGTCCGGCGTATAATTCACACCATGAACCTTGCTGGGCAGCAAAAGGTAAAGGGACAGTTTGCGAAAAAAAAGAATGTAGAAATTGTGATGTGTACAATAAGTTCAGTGAATGTTCAAACATAAAAAGTTTTATAAAAAATTTAACGAGGGTTAAATGA